CCTCCCGGCTGCTCGCGGACGCCACGCGCTACCAGCTGGCGGCGCGCGTACTGAAGGAGGCGCCGGGCCCGTATCCCGCGCTGACCAGGTCCTTCTCCTCGCTCGTGAGCGATCTGCTCGCACTGGACGGCGAGTTGTCGGAACATCTCGCGGAGCCGGCGCGGCTGCGGGCGTACGACACCGAACTGCTGGAGATCCTGGAGGGCGCCAAGCTCTCCAACGCCGACCTCCGCAAGGTGCCCGAGGCGGCCGAGGCCCGGCGGGAACTCCTCGACCTGGTGGAGCGCTACCGCAAGGCGAAAGGGGCCCGCGACCTCCTCGACTTCGGCGACCAGATCGCGCTCTCGGCGGAGCTGGCGCGGACGATGCCCCAGGTGGGGACGGTCCTGCGGGACGAGTTCCGGGTGGTGCTCCTCGACGAGTACCAGGACACGTCCGTGGCCCAACGACTGCTGCTCTCCGGCCTGTTCGGGGGCGGCAGCGGGCACGCGGTGACGGCGGTGGGCGACCCCTGCCAGGCGATCTACGGCTGGCGCGGTGCCTCCGTGGCCAACCTCGACGACTTCCCCGACCACTTCCCGTACGCCGACGGAACCCCCGCGAGGCGCTACTCGCTCAGCGAGAACCGCCGCAGCGGCGGCCGCCTCCTCGCCCTCGCCAACGGCCTCGCGGAGCCGCTGCGGGCGATGCACGCGGGGGTGGAGGCGCTGCGGGCCGCGCCCGGCGCGGAGCGCGACGGAACGGTGCGCTGCGCCCTGCTGCGTACGCACGAGGAGGAGATCGACTGGGTCGCGGACTCCATCGCGCATCTGGTGCGTACGGGCAGGGAACCGGGCGAGATCGCGGTCCTGTGCCGTACGGCGGGCGACTTCGCGGAGATCCAGGGGGCGTTGGTCGCGCGGGACGTCCCGGTGGAGGTGGTCGGTCTGTCGGGCCTGCTCCACCTCCCGGAGATCGCGGACCTGGTCGCGTACTGCGAGGTGCTGCAGGACCCCGGCGCGAACGCCTCGCTGGTGCGGCTGCTGACGGGTCCGCGCTGGCGGATCGGGCCGCGCGACCTGGCACTCCTCGGGCGTCGGGCGCGGCTGCTCGTACGGTACGAGACGGGCGCCGACGACGACCCGGACCAGCGGCTCGCGGACGCGGTGGAGGGGGTGGACCCGTCCGAGGTGATCTCCCTGGCGGACGCGCTGGACACCTTCCTCGACTCGGGCGGCGAGGACGACGGCCTCCCGTTCTCCGTCGAGGCGAGGGTGCGCTTCGCCCGACTGGCGGCCGAACTGCGCGATCTGCGGCGGTCGTTGGCGGACCCGCTGATGGACGTACTGCACCGGGTGCTGGCCACGACGGGCCTGGAGGTCGAGCTGTCGGCGTCGCCGCACGCGCTGGCGGCGCGCCGCCGCGAGACCCTGTCGAACTTCCTGGACATCGCGGCGGGCTTCGCGTCGCTGGACGGGGAGGCGTCGCTGCTGGCGTTCCTGGGCTTCCTGCGGACGGCGGCGCAGTACGAGAAGGGCCTGGACAACGCGCTGCCCGGCGGCGAGAACACGGTGAAGGTCCTCACCGCGCACAAGTCCAAGGGGCTTGAGTGGGACGTGGTGGTGGTCCCCGGCCTGGTGGCGAAGCAGTTCCCGAGCGAGCAGGGCCGCGAGTCCTGGACGGCCCAGCCGAAGGTGTTGCCGCACGCCCTGCGCGGGGACGCGGCGACGCTGCCGGACGTCGGGGCGTGGGACGCGAAGGGGATCGCGGGGTTCAAGGCGGCGATGAAGGCGCACCAGCACACGGAGGAACTGCGCCTGGGCTACGTCACGTTCACCCGCCCGCGCTCGCTGCTGCTGGGCTCGGCGCACTGGTGGGGCCCGACGCAGAAGAAGCCGCGCGGCCCCTCGGACTTCCTGCTGGAGCTGTACGAGCACTGCCGCTCGGGCTTCGGCGAGATCGAGGCATGGGCGGAGGCCCCGGAGGAGGACGAGGAGAACCCGTCCCTGCAGGAGGCGGCGAAGGACCACGCGTGGCCCCTGCCCCTGGACGAGGCGGCGACGGCGCGAAGGAGGGCGGCGGCGGAGCGGGTGCTGGCGTTCCTGGAGAGGCCGGAGGAGCCCGAACCTGTCCACGCGGTCGAGGCGTATCCGGAGGAGGGTGACCTTTCGGACTGGGACGACTGGGCGACGGAGCAAAATCAAGCCCCTCCGGCGATTGAGGAGCGGAGGTCCGGGGGCGGAGCCCCCGATGCTGCGGAGCAGCACTCCCTGGCCGCGCCCGACCCCGCCGCACGCCCCCACCCCACCGACCCCGCCCCCACCGACCCGCTCACGCCCGAGGAGACAAGGACGCTCACCTCCTGGGACAGGGACCTCGACGCGCTCACGGAAGAGCTCCGCCGCTCCCGCCGCACCACCGTCGACGTCCCCGTCCCGCCCGCCCTCTCCGCCTCCCAGCTCCTCCGCATCGCCGCCGACCCCGACGGCTTCGCCCAGGAGCTGGCCCGCCCCATGCCCAGGCCCCCCGCCCCCGGCGCCCGCCGGGGCACCCGTTTCCACGCCTGGGTCGAGGCCCGCTTCGAGGAGCTCCCCCTCCCGATGCTCGGCCCCGACGAGCTCCCCGGCGGTTACGACGACGAGCCCGAGATCCAGGACGAGCGCGACCTGGCCACCCTCAAGGACGCCTTCGAGCGCACCCCGTACGCCCACCGCACCCCGTACCGCATCGAGGCCCCCGTCCAGCTCACCCTCGCGGGCCGCGTGGTCCGGGGCCGCATCGACGCGGTCTACCGCACGGGCCCGGCCACGTACGAGATCGTCGACTGGAAGACCCACCACGCCCCCACCGCGGACCCCCTCCAGCTCGCGGTCTACCGCCTCGCCTGGGCGGAGCGCCACAGGATCCCGCTCACCTCGGTGGACGCCGTGTTCCTCTACGTACGCAGCGGCGAGGTCGTCCGGCCCGCGCACCTCCCGGGCCGCGAGGAGCTGGAGCGGATCCTCATGGGAGAGCCGCCGGACGAACCACCGGACGAGCCACCCCCACCGGCCGGTTAGGCTCGATGGCATGAGCGACACCCCGGACAGTGCCGTCCGTACGTACATCGAAGCGCACCGCACGGCCTTCCTCGACGACCTGGCCGACTGGCTGCGCATCCCGTCCGTCTCCGCCCAGCCGGACCACGACGCGGACGTACGGCGCAGCGCCGACTGGCTGGCCGCCAAGCTCAAGGAAACCGGCTTCCCCACCACGGAAATCCTCGATACGCCCGGCGCCCCCGCGGTCTACGCGGAGTGGCCCTCCGAGGACCCCGCCGCCCCCACCGTCCTGGTCTACGGACACCACGACGTGCAGCCCGCCGCCGTCGAGGACGGCTGGCACACCGACCCCTTCGAGCCGGTGATCGAGGACGGCCGGATGTACGGAAGGGGCGCCGCGGACGACAAGGGCCAGGTGTTCTTCCACACACTCGGCGTCCGCGCCCACCTCGCCGCCACCGGCCGCACGACCCCTGCCGTGAACCTCAAGCTCCTCATCGAGGGCGAGGAGGAGTCCGGCTCCCCGCACTTCCGCGAGCTGGTCGAGGCGCACGCCGACCGCCTCGCCGCCGACGCCGTGATCGTCTCCGACACCGGCATGTGGTCCGAGACGACGCCCACCGTCTGCACGGGCATGCGCGGCCTCGCCGAGTGCGAGATCACCTTCCGGGGCCCCGACCAGGACATCCACTCGGGCTCCTTCGGCGGCGCGGTCCCCAACCCCGCCACCACCGCGGCCCGCCTGGTCGCAGCGCTCCACGACGCCGACGAGCGCATCACGATCCCCGGCTTCTACGACGGGATCGCGGAGCTCACGGACAGCGAGCGCGAGCTCTTCTCGGAGCTCCCCTTCGACGAGGCCGAGTGGCTGCGTACGGCCAAGTCCCGCGCCCCGCACGGCGAGAAGGGCCTCACGACCCTGGAGCGCATCTGGGCCCGCCCGACCGCCGAGGTCAACGGCATCGGCGGCGGCTACCAGGGCCCCGGCGGCAAGACGATCGTCCCGTCCTCCGCGATGGTGAAGCTCTCGTTCCGGCTGGTCGCGGGCCAGGACCCGGCCCGTATCGAGCAGTTGGTCACGGACTGGACGGCGACGCAGGTCCCGGCCGGCATCGACCACACGATCACCTTCAGCGCGGGCACCCGCCCCTGCCTGACCCCGCTCGACCACCCGGCGCTCCAGTCGGTCGTACGGGCCATGGGCAAGGCCTTCGACACCAAGATCCGCTTCACGCGCGAGGGCGGCTCCGGCCCCGCCGCCGATCTTCAGGACGTACTCGGTGCACCCGTGCTCTTCCTGGGTATCTCCGTACCGTCGGACGGCTGGCACGCACCCAACGAGAAGGTCGAGATCGACCTGCTCCTCAAGGGCGTAGAGACCACCGCCCACCTCTGGAGCGACCTCGCCACCGCGCTCCACTGAACCGAACAGTCCGTCCATGAGGGGGAGTTGGAAGCACCAGTGAGCACCAGCAGCCACATCACCACCGAAGACCCGAACCGGCCCATCGGTCTGACCGCACCGAGCGGTATCGACCGCGCCGCGCACCACCGCCTCGACGAGGCCTGGCTCATGGCGGCCTGGAGCCACCCCTCCACCCGGGTCTTCGTGGTCTCCGGCGGGCAGGCCCTGATCGACGAGAACGCCGAGGGCGTGACCGAGCTCGTCATGACGCCGTCCTTCGAGGCGCCGCTCACCGAGGAGCACCGCTACTTCCTCGGCACGGACACCGAGGGGATCCACTACTTCGCCCTGCAGAAGGACGCGCTGCCCGGCCGCATGGACCAGCCCGCGCGCCCGG
The sequence above is drawn from the Streptomyces sp. NBC_01465 genome and encodes:
- a CDS encoding dipeptidase — its product is MSDTPDSAVRTYIEAHRTAFLDDLADWLRIPSVSAQPDHDADVRRSADWLAAKLKETGFPTTEILDTPGAPAVYAEWPSEDPAAPTVLVYGHHDVQPAAVEDGWHTDPFEPVIEDGRMYGRGAADDKGQVFFHTLGVRAHLAATGRTTPAVNLKLLIEGEEESGSPHFRELVEAHADRLAADAVIVSDTGMWSETTPTVCTGMRGLAECEITFRGPDQDIHSGSFGGAVPNPATTAARLVAALHDADERITIPGFYDGIAELTDSERELFSELPFDEAEWLRTAKSRAPHGEKGLTTLERIWARPTAEVNGIGGGYQGPGGKTIVPSSAMVKLSFRLVAGQDPARIEQLVTDWTATQVPAGIDHTITFSAGTRPCLTPLDHPALQSVVRAMGKAFDTKIRFTREGGSGPAADLQDVLGAPVLFLGISVPSDGWHAPNEKVEIDLLLKGVETTAHLWSDLATALH
- a CDS encoding ATP-dependent DNA helicase, whose translation is MTARITDPEQLKELLGIPFTPEQTACITAPPAPQVVVAGAGSGKTTVMAARVVWLVGTGQVAPEQVLGLTFTNKAAGELAERVRKALVRAGVTDPDVIDPDNPPGEPRISTYHAFAGQLLTDHGLRIGLEPTSRLLADATRYQLAARVLKEAPGPYPALTRSFSSLVSDLLALDGELSEHLAEPARLRAYDTELLEILEGAKLSNADLRKVPEAAEARRELLDLVERYRKAKGARDLLDFGDQIALSAELARTMPQVGTVLRDEFRVVLLDEYQDTSVAQRLLLSGLFGGGSGHAVTAVGDPCQAIYGWRGASVANLDDFPDHFPYADGTPARRYSLSENRRSGGRLLALANGLAEPLRAMHAGVEALRAAPGAERDGTVRCALLRTHEEEIDWVADSIAHLVRTGREPGEIAVLCRTAGDFAEIQGALVARDVPVEVVGLSGLLHLPEIADLVAYCEVLQDPGANASLVRLLTGPRWRIGPRDLALLGRRARLLVRYETGADDDPDQRLADAVEGVDPSEVISLADALDTFLDSGGEDDGLPFSVEARVRFARLAAELRDLRRSLADPLMDVLHRVLATTGLEVELSASPHALAARRRETLSNFLDIAAGFASLDGEASLLAFLGFLRTAAQYEKGLDNALPGGENTVKVLTAHKSKGLEWDVVVVPGLVAKQFPSEQGRESWTAQPKVLPHALRGDAATLPDVGAWDAKGIAGFKAAMKAHQHTEELRLGYVTFTRPRSLLLGSAHWWGPTQKKPRGPSDFLLELYEHCRSGFGEIEAWAEAPEEDEENPSLQEAAKDHAWPLPLDEAATARRRAAAERVLAFLERPEEPEPVHAVEAYPEEGDLSDWDDWATEQNQAPPAIEERRSGGGAPDAAEQHSLAAPDPAARPHPTDPAPTDPLTPEETRTLTSWDRDLDALTEELRRSRRTTVDVPVPPALSASQLLRIAADPDGFAQELARPMPRPPAPGARRGTRFHAWVEARFEELPLPMLGPDELPGGYDDEPEIQDERDLATLKDAFERTPYAHRTPYRIEAPVQLTLAGRVVRGRIDAVYRTGPATYEIVDWKTHHAPTADPLQLAVYRLAWAERHRIPLTSVDAVFLYVRSGEVVRPAHLPGREELERILMGEPPDEPPDEPPPPAG